The nucleotide window ATAATGCCTTCTGAATTGAATTACCGCGCGAATATTTTCGGGATGAAAAAACTGGGAGTGCAGTGGCTTATATCTATTTCGGCTGTCGGCTCTTTCAAAAAAGAAATAAAACCGCTTGATATCGTTGTCATAGACCAATTCGTTGACCGAACAAATCAGGCAAGAAAGATGACCTTTTTTGGGGACGGAGTTGTGGCGCATATTGCTTTTGCCGAACCGATTTGTTCCGTTCTTTCGGATATCTTATATTCTACGGCTAAGAAACTTGCAGTCAAAAATAATATTACGGTTCATAAAGGCGGCACTTATATAAATATGGAAGGACCCGCATTTTCCACCGAAGCGGAATCGTTTTTATATAAAAGTTGGGGAATGGATGTAATCGGGATGACGAATATGCCCGAAGCAAAATTGGCAAGAGAAGCGGAAATGTGTTTTGCGACATTAGCTATGGTTACCGATTATGATGCCTGGCATGAAGAGGAATCTGTGGTTACGGTTGATATGATAATTCAGAACTTGGGAAAAAATATTAAAGTGGTAAAAGACCTCATTAAAGATGTGGTTCCATTAATACCAAAAGAAAGAAACTGTCTCTGTGCAGATGCTTTAAAAAATGCGATTATTACCAGCGCAGATATTATCCCGGAAAAAAGAAAAAAAGAACTTCAGATTATCATTGGTAAATATATAGTTTAGTTTCAAATTAAAAACCTTTTGTTTTGTTAATATCCTATTAGTCTGTTAAAATCTTTTTCTGATGATGGAAGAGAAACAAATCTACGAACTTTTTAAAGAAAAGAATGCGCTTCTGGAAGGGCACTTCCTTCTTACAAGCGGTCTTCATTCCCCCATGTATTTGCAATGCGCTAAGGTTTTGCAATATCCTGATATAGCTCAAAAACTATGCAGCCAACTGGCGCAAAATTATTTAAAATCTAATATAGATGTTGTAGTTTCTCCTGCAGTAGGCGGGTTGATTGTCGGGCATGAAGTCGCTCGGGCTTTAAAGGTGAGAGCTATCTTTGCTGAAAGAGTTGACGGGAAGATGGCTTTTAAAAGGGGATTTGAATTAAACAAAGACGACAATGTTCTTGTAGTTGAAGATGTGGTAACTACAGGCGGGTCTTTAAACGAGATTATTCAACTTTTAAAAGAAAAAGGATGTAATATTGTAGGTGTAGGCTCGCTTGTGGACAGAAGCGGCGGCAAAGTTAAATTTGAAATAGAAAAAATATCGCTTCTAAATCTTGATATCCAAAATTATCCGAGCCAATCGTGTTCTTTGTGTGATAAGAAAACTCCGCTTGTCTATTTGGGGAGTCGCAATAAAAGCACAAAGTAATACAATTATTTTAAAGTATGCTTTCTAAAATATATTCTTCGGCGGTTGTTGGTATAGAAGCCAAACTAATTGAAATAGAAGTAGATGTTGGAAGAGGGCTTCCCGCAATAAACATAGTAGGCTTGCCTGATACTGCAGTAAAAGAATCTAAGGACAGGGTCAAATCGGCTATAAAAAACTCGGGGTTTGAGTTTCCAAATCGCAAAATAACAATAAATTTGGCTCCGGCAGATGTGAAAAAAGAAGGGGCCGGTTTTGACTTGCCTATTGCGCTTGGGATTCTTTCTGCAACCGGACAAATTAAAAACAAAGAGTCTCCGACCTCTACGGGTCGTAGAACCGGAGGGAAACTTGCTTCTTATATGTTTATCGGTGAGTTAGCTTTGGATGGCACGTTAAGAAACTCTAGAGGTGTTTTACCGATAGCTATATTTACCAAAGAAAGAAAACATTCTCTTATAGTCCCGCACCAAAATCGTTTTGAAGCGGGAGTAATTGAAGGATTAAATGTATATCCGATAAAGAACTTAACGCAATGTGTTAAATTTTTAAATGATGAAGAAGAAATAAGCCCTGTTCATTTTGACCTTAAAGAGATTTTTAAGAAGGCCCGTTCGTATGCAGTGGATTTCTCTGAAGTTAGAGGACAGCATCATATAAAAAGAGCGTTGGAAGTTGGCATTGCAGGCGGACATAATATGATTATGATTGGTCCTCCCGGAGCCGGAAAAACAATGCTGGCAAAACGGCTTGCTACTATAATGCCTGACATAACACTTGAAGAATCTATTGAAACAACTAAAATTCATTCGGTTTCGGGATTGATTGCGCCTAATAGTCCTTTGGTTGCCATAAGGCCGTTTCGTTCTCCGCACCATACAACATCAGATATAGCGCTTGTTGGTGGAGGACAATATCCTCATCCCGGAGAAATCAGTCTTGCTCATAACGGAGTGCTTTTCTTGGATGAATTGCCGGAATTTAATCGAAACGTTTTGGAGGCGCTACGCCAGCCGCTTGAAGACGGAGAGATAAATATATCCAGAGCAAGTGGCTCTTTAAGTTATCCGGCCCGTTTTACATTGGTTTGCGCAATGAATCCTTGTCCCTGCGGATATTTCACGCATCCCGAAAAAGAATGCAAATGCACACCGTATCAGATACAAAAATACCGTTCCAAGATTTCAGGGCCCCTGCTTGACAGAATAGATATTCATATTGAGGTCCCACCGTTAAAATTCGTAGAAGTTTCGGATAGCAGAGATTCGGAAGAATCCAAAGATATAAGGCAACGCATTAATAGAGCAAGAGTGATTCAGTTTGAAAGATTCCAATCACGTAAGGGAGTAAACTCCCAACGGGACGAGCACAAAAAATATTATTGTAATGCTTTTATGAGCAACAAAGATATCAATGCTTACTGTAATGTAGAAGAAGAAGGTAAAAATCTATTGAAGCAGGCTATGGCAAAATTAGGACTAAGCGCAAGGGCATATCACAAGATACTAAAAGTTGCGCGAACAATAGCCGACTTGGAAACTGAATCGGAAATTAAATCCTCCCATATTGCCGAAGCAATTCAATATAGAGTGCTTGATAGAAATCTTGAAGTATAAAATTTTTTTTTGTAGAGTTGATTCTTTAAAAAATTTCTTATAGTATAGTGTGAAGTTTTAAGGAAATAGGTATATAAAAAAACACTCCTGCAAAAGAGTGTGGTTTTTCAAGGGGATGAGAATATGGAAGCAAACGGTCGGGAACGTAGAAGATATGTAAGATTGCGATTGGATCTTCCTATGCATCTTCAGTGGATAACTAAAAACGGCATTGTATCCAGCAAAAGTTGTAATAGTTCAAATGTGAGCGCAGGAGGCGTCTATTATAAGAGCAAGAAAGAACTTCCTTTGGATACAGATGCTATGATTGTTTTTAATTTACCTGTTAATGATTTGGCCAACTTTAGAATATTAAGGACTCGGGGTAAAGTTATCAGAGTGGAAAAATCTGAAACAGACAAAAAGGGAATAGTTTTGGAATTTTTGGGGGAATTGAAATTCTCTGCTATTTATAATGATTGATGTTACATGTAGGTCTTCGGTTTTTTTTTTCTATTCTACAATCCAACATTAAATGTCTCGTTATAATCCGCTTACGGTTATAACTCCTGCTTGGTTTATAGATATAGTAATTCCGGATGCATCTCCTGCCCCGATAACGGTAGCTGTAAAAACAGCTCCACTTCCTGTGCCGCTTGCGGTAAAGGTTGGGGGGGCTGAACTGAAGTATTTCTTGTTACTTATTTCAATGTTGCCCTCTATATCAACCCAATTGGAAGTGTATTGATTTTTTTCGGCAAAATATGTTCTTTGCGCCGTTCTTATGGCTCCGACTAAAGCATAGCCCTCAGTAGCCATTGCTCTTCTTACGCTTTGTCTAAAGATAGGAATTGCCAAGGAAGATAAAATCCCTACTATAATTATAACCACAAGAAGTTCTGCAAGGGTAAACCCTTTGCTTTTATCCATCAAAGCCAATTATACCTGACTTATATAATAAGCTTCAAAGATTTTCTTTTCATCCTTATCTGTTTGCTTGCGCAACAAGCGGCAGGGATAGTCAGGCAGAGGGTTGACCCCGCTAAGAGATTTAATAAGTTGAATATCAAATATTAAATAGTGAGATGATTTTTCATGCGGTTAATGAATATTTAACGTTTTTTCAATCTCTATCGGGGGTTGAATATCCCTCTCTTATTCACTATAATCCCAGTCAGATCCGCCTAAATAGGCGAGATAAATTGGTGGCTATTGTGTAATGGTAGCACAAGAGACTGTGGCTCTCTTTGTACGGGTTCAAATCCCGTTAGCCACCCCAATTTTATCGGCAGAGCCGATAAAATTGTCCCCCCTGCTTTGATTTGGAATTTGATAATGGATGTGTGTAGCAAATTTAAAATCAAGGGGGGATTACAGTGAAGATTCCATAGGAAATCTTCAAATGGTTTACGCAAGGAGCAAACAAAAAAGCCGATAAAATTGTCCCCCCTGCTTTGATTTGGAATTTGATAATGGATGTGTGTAGCAAATTTAAAATCAAGGGGAGATTATAAAATACCCAGATATAATATTTGTACTGTGCGATTTTTTTATGAAGTACAGAAAATTCGGAAAGCTTGATTATCAGGTATCTGCGTTGAGTTTAGGCTGTATGCATCTTCCCCACACAAGACAACAAATCTCGTAGCGGTGGGGTGGGCGAAAAAGAGGCTCAAAGCTGGATTGATGCAGGATTGAAGAAGTCGATATTACAAAAGGCGTTTAATGGGGAGATGTAGGATTAGATTCCCGATGGAGAGTTTATATCATTGGATTCCTGTTTTCACAGGAATGACAAGGGGATAGGTCTTTAGTCGTATGGCTCAAAACCGTGAAAATATGTGTTTTTTGAAGGGTTTTTCACGGTTATGTTGACAAAAGCGTGAAAAGATATATAATTTAGGCATGTCAAAGACACTATATGTTTTTAATACAATAAGCTGTTTAAGAGAACGGTATTATGCCGCATCTATCGGCAAGGAATCGCTTATAAAAATCTTAAGCGAGGCGGAGATTGCCGAGCAGGTGTATAACTCTAATGCTATCGAGAACAGTACTCTCACGCTTGAGGATACGGAAAAAATACTTTTACAGATAGACTTGGACAGATATATTTCCGAGAGAGAAATTTTTGAAGCGAAAAATCTTGCGCGTGTAGTTTCTTATATTGATACAAAAGCCAAAGAACAGGAACTTATTCTTGATGTTATTCTTCTGCTTCACAAAATGCTTATGGCGAATATACGAGACGATGTTGCCGGGAGATTTCGCAAGGCAGGAGAATATGTTCGAGTTGCCAACCATATAGCCCCAAGACCCGAAGAGATAAAAGAAAGATTAGAGAAAATGCTTGCCGGATATAATGCATTAAGCCATGCAAATATTATAAAGCGCATTGCTCTACTGCATCTTACTTTTGAGCAGACGCACCCGTTTGTTGATGGCAACGGCCGCATAGGAAGGGTAATAAATAATTATTTGCTGATACGCGAAGGTTTTGTGCCTGTTAATATTAAATTCATTGACAAGGTAATGTATTATGAAGCGTTTAAACAGTTCAACGAAAAAGGCGTTACGGAAATTATGGAGGAAATAGTAGGTAAATCGCTTACAAATAGTTATCATAAGCGTCTTGCGTATCTGGAAGGTACGCGTATTATTACGCTTTCCGAATACGCCAAAGAGTATAAAACATCGCATTCTAATTTAATCAATAAAGCAAATCGCCAAACCATAGAGGCTTTTCTTGAAAAAGGCGTTTGGAAAATTGGCGTAAGGCAGGATAAAAAATAATTTGAAACACGAGCGGAATATATTGACCCAGAGCTAAAATCTTGTCTCTTGAAATAGTCAAAATTTTTTCAAAACTACTATAATAGCGGCAGATACTAAAATAAAAGAAAGAGTTCTATTGAAAAATTATCCCAATGAAATTAACGGATAACGAAAAAAGAGACGCGATAAAATATCTGCAAGAAGGAAAACCCCTCCCCGACAAATACCGCTTCCTCTTATTTGCCGACGACCGCGAAGTCGAACTTGTATGGAACGAAAAGACGCAGGAAGTTTGTAATCTTACCTTGCCATTTCAGACAATCGAACATATTGACGAGCCAAGAACAGAACGTATAAAAAGCAATAAACAAGACGCTTTTGCTTTCTATGACTCTTCCGGCAGGCAAATTAAAGGATGGACAAATATAGACCGAAAAAATTTTCGGAGTTGGTTACGAGTTTTAAAGCTTGAACCGAGGAAAGCGTTTCATAATAATCGCGGATAAACAATATGAAAAAATCAAAAAATCTCAAGAAATATCCTGTCTCCGGTAT belongs to bacterium and includes:
- the mtnP gene encoding S-methyl-5'-thioadenosine phosphorylase, producing KKWIKINTHFGDPSDEYLVGELDGKEVVFLPRHGRGHKIMPSELNYRANIFGMKKLGVQWLISISAVGSFKKEIKPLDIVVIDQFVDRTNQARKMTFFGDGVVAHIAFAEPICSVLSDILYSTAKKLAVKNNITVHKGGTYINMEGPAFSTEAESFLYKSWGMDVIGMTNMPEAKLAREAEMCFATLAMVTDYDAWHEEESVVTVDMIIQNLGKNIKVVKDLIKDVVPLIPKERNCLCADALKNAIITSADIIPEKRKKELQIIIGKYIV
- the pyrE gene encoding orotate phosphoribosyltransferase, with amino-acid sequence MEEKQIYELFKEKNALLEGHFLLTSGLHSPMYLQCAKVLQYPDIAQKLCSQLAQNYLKSNIDVVVSPAVGGLIVGHEVARALKVRAIFAERVDGKMAFKRGFELNKDDNVLVVEDVVTTGGSLNEIIQLLKEKGCNIVGVGSLVDRSGGKVKFEIEKISLLNLDIQNYPSQSCSLCDKKTPLVYLGSRNKSTK
- a CDS encoding prepilin-type N-terminal cleavage/methylation domain-containing protein, which gives rise to MDKSKGFTLAELLVVIIIVGILSSLAIPIFRQSVRRAMATEGYALVGAIRTAQRTYFAEKNQYTSNWVDIEGNIEISNKKYFSSAPPTFTASGTGSGAVFTATVIGAGDASGITISINQAGVITVSGL
- a CDS encoding Fic family protein, with the protein product MSKTLYVFNTISCLRERYYAASIGKESLIKILSEAEIAEQVYNSNAIENSTLTLEDTEKILLQIDLDRYISEREIFEAKNLARVVSYIDTKAKEQELILDVILLLHKMLMANIRDDVAGRFRKAGEYVRVANHIAPRPEEIKERLEKMLAGYNALSHANIIKRIALLHLTFEQTHPFVDGNGRIGRVINNYLLIREGFVPVNIKFIDKVMYYEAFKQFNEKGVTEIMEEIVGKSLTNSYHKRLAYLEGTRIITLSEYAKEYKTSHSNLINKANRQTIEAFLEKGVWKIGVRQDKK
- a CDS encoding YifB family Mg chelatase-like AAA ATPase, which codes for MLSKIYSSAVVGIEAKLIEIEVDVGRGLPAINIVGLPDTAVKESKDRVKSAIKNSGFEFPNRKITINLAPADVKKEGAGFDLPIALGILSATGQIKNKESPTSTGRRTGGKLASYMFIGELALDGTLRNSRGVLPIAIFTKERKHSLIVPHQNRFEAGVIEGLNVYPIKNLTQCVKFLNDEEEISPVHFDLKEIFKKARSYAVDFSEVRGQHHIKRALEVGIAGGHNMIMIGPPGAGKTMLAKRLATIMPDITLEESIETTKIHSVSGLIAPNSPLVAIRPFRSPHHTTSDIALVGGGQYPHPGEISLAHNGVLFLDELPEFNRNVLEALRQPLEDGEINISRASGSLSYPARFTLVCAMNPCPCGYFTHPEKECKCTPYQIQKYRSKISGPLLDRIDIHIEVPPLKFVEVSDSRDSEESKDIRQRINRARVIQFERFQSRKGVNSQRDEHKKYYCNAFMSNKDINAYCNVEEEGKNLLKQAMAKLGLSARAYHKILKVARTIADLETESEIKSSHIAEAIQYRVLDRNLEV
- a CDS encoding PilZ domain-containing protein, which translates into the protein MEANGRERRRYVRLRLDLPMHLQWITKNGIVSSKSCNSSNVSAGGVYYKSKKELPLDTDAMIVFNLPVNDLANFRILRTRGKVIRVEKSETDKKGIVLEFLGELKFSAIYND